In the Mycosarcoma maydis chromosome 6, whole genome shotgun sequence genome, one interval contains:
- a CDS encoding uncharacterized protein (related to ribonuclease M) translates to MPALIALVAAVAGVLTLSRAASLRQSAFALPSNTTLDTCLSCSTAPTCPLDPCVTNTPGGLLLLTQFWDFAPAIGPSDAWTIHGLWPDTCNGGFDQYCDPSRNNNNIASVLRSSSSPQAADTLDAMNQFWLALNGNDGQLWSHEWNRHGTCVSTLAPSCYTQSTYVENQDIVDFFSTTVSLYEKYDIYHTLAQAGITPSTSQTYTLDQLHAATSAQWGKDAVFRCRNGALNEAWVYFHTKGRSTTADAFVLSDPLRSNNRCPQTGIRYLPK, encoded by the coding sequence ATGCCGGCCTTGATCGCACTTGTAGCAGCCGTCGCTGGCGTACTCACTCTTTCCCGTGCAGCCAGTCTGCGCCAAAGCGCGTTCGCGCTCCCTTCAAACACTACGCTCGACACGTGCCTGTCGTGCTCCACAGCGCCTACGTGTCCACTCGATCCTTGCGTCACGAATACGCCTGGTGGACTTCTGCTACTCACGCAGTTCTGGGACTTTGCGCCTGCCATCGGTCCCTCGGACGCATGGACAATTCACGGTCTCTGGCCTGACACCTGCAATGGTGGATTTGACCAGTACTGCGACCCTTCGCgaaacaacaacaacatcgCTTCCGTTCTTcgctcgtcttcgtctCCGCAAGCCGCCGACACCCTGGATGCAATGAACCAATTCTGGCTCGCTTTGAACGGCAACGATGGTCAACTCTGgagtcacgaatggaaCCGTCATGGAACCTGTGTTTCCACTCTCGCCCCTTCTTGCTACACGCAATCCACATACGTCGAGAATCAAGACATTGTCGACTTTTTCTCGACAACCGTGAGCCTCTACGAGAAATACGATATCTACCATACCTTGGCACAAGCAGGCATCACTCCGAGCACCAGCCAGACTTACACCCTCGACCAACTTCACGCAGCCACAAGCGCACAGTGGGGCAAAGACGCCGTCTTCCGATGCAGAAACGGCGCCCTCAACGAAGCTTGGGTGTATTTCCACACAAAGGGAAGAAGCACAACTGCCGATGCCTTTGTTCTGAGCGACCCACTCAGGTCCAACAACCGATGCCCACAGACCGGCATCAGATATCTACCCAAGTAG